The following proteins come from a genomic window of Aquimarina sp. MAR_2010_214:
- a CDS encoding sensor histidine kinase, with the protein MLQKIKTALNITSGNNYTITVKHHVIFWLVYFLFTTFKWGSYFNDYVYSLKTTILGFIIHMSLSYFNIYYLMPKFVDKRKYLIYIFLLFTSLFTMVLAKFYFTYFLVNHNVWPEGPEVTNELTLNYTIEMMLGELYVVSFVSVIKVTLDRLREHKKLIDVEKLQLETELRFLRAQMSPHFFFNTLNNIYSLSVEKSDKTPKTILKLSELMRYLLHETNQKRQCLSKEIMCLQNYLDLERIRYGDSLKIHVNISGEIEGKKIAPMLLLSFIENAFKHGANKNVGEIEIDISFTIVDDFLHFKIANPIPSKNNKNKIDSFSGGIGIGNVKKRLELGYKPDEYNLTISKSDNQYIVELKIKV; encoded by the coding sequence ATGCTGCAAAAAATTAAAACGGCACTTAATATAACATCTGGTAATAACTATACTATAACAGTAAAACATCATGTTATATTCTGGCTCGTATATTTTCTATTTACCACTTTTAAATGGGGTAGTTATTTTAACGATTATGTCTATTCTTTAAAAACTACTATTCTAGGTTTTATTATACATATGTCTTTAAGTTATTTCAACATATATTACTTAATGCCAAAATTCGTAGACAAACGTAAATACCTAATATACATATTTTTACTATTTACATCTCTTTTCACCATGGTTTTGGCTAAATTTTACTTTACATATTTCTTAGTTAATCATAATGTTTGGCCAGAAGGGCCTGAAGTAACCAATGAATTGACCTTAAATTACACTATAGAAATGATGTTGGGTGAACTCTATGTTGTCTCTTTTGTTTCTGTTATTAAAGTAACCCTGGACAGGCTTAGAGAGCATAAAAAATTAATTGATGTCGAAAAATTACAATTAGAAACAGAATTACGCTTTCTTAGAGCTCAAATGTCTCCTCATTTCTTTTTTAATACTTTAAATAACATATACTCTCTTTCTGTAGAAAAATCAGATAAAACTCCAAAAACCATATTGAAGTTATCTGAATTAATGCGATACCTACTGCATGAAACCAATCAAAAAAGACAATGTCTTAGTAAAGAAATTATGTGTCTTCAAAATTATCTGGATTTAGAAAGAATTCGATATGGAGATTCTTTAAAAATACATGTAAATATTTCTGGAGAAATCGAAGGAAAAAAAATTGCTCCGATGCTACTTCTATCATTTATAGAAAATGCTTTTAAACATGGTGCTAATAAAAATGTTGGAGAAATAGAAATTGACATCTCTTTTACTATAGTAGATGATTTTCTGCATTTTAAGATTGCCAATCCAATTCCTTCTAAAAATAATAAAAACAAAATTGATTCCTTTTCTGGTGGTATTGGAATAGGAAACGTAAAAAAAAGACTTGAATTAGGTTATAAACCTGATGAATATAATCTGACCATTAGTAAAAGTGACAATCAGTATATTGTTGAATTAAAAATTAAAGTATAA
- a CDS encoding GH92 family glycosyl hydrolase, with product MKILRNIKLLVIAILITFSCKKEHKNESSIEIEDSNLVEFVNPFIGTGGHGHTYPGATVPFGMLQVSPDNGISEWDWCSGYHYSDSLTIGFSHLHLSGTGIGDLNDIRLMPINKTVDLSTPFKTRDEIPFKSKYSHDKEKATPGYYSVFLEDFDINAELTSTVRTAFHRYEYKEGDTQSVILDLGYAINWDKTLESQIHIEDKFTVSGYRNSTGWAKNQKVFFVMKFSKAINNYDLYTDTKKVENNNAIKGVKSSAQLFFNERNNNQLQVKVGISSVSVENAKNNISAYKNKFEFDSIVESADSSWQNVLSKIHIGTKNDSLKTIFYTALYHAQVAPVTYSDRDGSFRKENDSVVFAKNYTAYSTLSLWDTFRAEHPLLILLEPDRVSDIVNSMLAYYENKNILPVWTLYANETNTMTGYHSVSVIAEAYLKGIKGFDIEKAYEAMKTTMMQDERGLEHYKKYGYIPYNLLDESVTITLEYAYNDWCVAQVAKTLGKEEDYEYFLKRSEAYMYLFDAKTGFMRGKSEDGKKWHEPFDPKFSAHRVHADYTEGNAWQHSWFVPQDVEGLIELFGNETTFVTKLEQLFTEDSEITGDNVSVDITGLIGQYAHGNEPSHHIAYMFNKANTPWKTQYWVSQILKTQYNTTPNGLSGNEDCGQMSAWYIFSSLGIYPMNPASGEYQIGSPIFEKATLELSDNLSFSIEAENVSDKNIYIQSATLNGKEFDRSYITHQEIIEGGTLHFVMGESPNKNWGIQK from the coding sequence ATGAAAATACTTCGCAATATTAAATTATTAGTAATAGCAATATTGATTACTTTTTCATGTAAGAAAGAGCATAAAAATGAGAGTAGTATAGAAATAGAAGACAGTAATTTAGTAGAGTTTGTAAACCCATTTATCGGTACAGGAGGCCATGGTCATACTTACCCCGGAGCAACAGTTCCTTTTGGGATGTTACAAGTAAGTCCGGACAATGGTATTTCAGAATGGGATTGGTGCTCAGGATATCATTATTCAGATTCTCTAACAATAGGTTTTAGCCACCTACACCTTAGTGGTACCGGAATAGGAGATCTTAATGATATAAGATTAATGCCTATTAATAAAACAGTGGATTTATCTACTCCTTTCAAAACAAGAGATGAAATTCCTTTTAAATCTAAGTATTCTCATGATAAAGAAAAAGCGACACCTGGATATTACAGTGTGTTTTTAGAAGATTTTGATATTAATGCCGAATTAACCTCTACTGTTAGAACAGCTTTTCATCGGTATGAATATAAAGAAGGAGACACACAATCTGTGATATTAGATTTAGGATATGCTATTAATTGGGATAAAACACTAGAGTCACAAATACACATCGAAGATAAATTTACAGTTTCTGGGTATAGAAATAGCACTGGATGGGCAAAAAATCAAAAAGTGTTTTTTGTGATGAAATTCTCTAAAGCTATCAATAACTATGATTTATACACAGATACCAAAAAAGTTGAAAATAACAATGCTATTAAAGGTGTAAAGTCGTCTGCACAATTGTTTTTTAATGAAAGAAACAACAATCAGTTGCAGGTTAAAGTAGGGATCTCTTCAGTAAGTGTTGAAAATGCAAAAAACAATATTTCTGCATATAAAAATAAATTTGAATTTGATAGTATTGTAGAAAGTGCTGATTCATCATGGCAAAATGTATTATCAAAAATACATATAGGCACTAAAAATGATTCCTTAAAAACCATTTTTTATACTGCATTATATCATGCTCAAGTAGCACCAGTTACTTATAGTGATCGGGATGGTTCGTTTAGAAAAGAAAATGATAGTGTTGTTTTTGCAAAGAATTATACTGCGTATTCTACACTCTCGCTATGGGATACCTTTAGAGCAGAACATCCATTACTCATACTCTTAGAACCAGATAGAGTTTCTGATATCGTAAATTCTATGTTAGCATATTATGAAAACAAAAATATTTTACCTGTATGGACTTTATATGCTAATGAAACTAATACGATGACTGGGTATCACTCTGTTTCAGTGATTGCCGAAGCATATCTAAAAGGCATTAAAGGCTTTGATATCGAAAAAGCATATGAAGCGATGAAAACTACTATGATGCAAGATGAAAGAGGGTTAGAACATTATAAGAAATATGGTTATATCCCTTATAACTTGCTAGATGAATCGGTTACGATTACATTAGAATATGCCTATAATGATTGGTGTGTTGCACAAGTAGCTAAAACTCTGGGGAAAGAAGAGGATTATGAGTATTTCTTAAAACGATCCGAAGCATATATGTACCTCTTTGATGCCAAGACCGGATTTATGAGAGGAAAATCTGAGGATGGCAAAAAATGGCATGAGCCATTTGATCCCAAATTTTCTGCTCATAGAGTGCATGCTGATTATACAGAAGGAAACGCATGGCAACATAGCTGGTTTGTGCCTCAGGATGTTGAAGGTTTAATAGAATTGTTTGGTAACGAAACTACCTTTGTCACAAAGCTCGAACAGCTATTTACTGAAGATTCTGAAATTACAGGAGATAATGTTTCTGTTGATATTACTGGCCTTATAGGACAATACGCGCATGGTAATGAACCCAGTCATCATATTGCTTATATGTTTAATAAAGCTAATACACCCTGGAAAACACAATATTGGGTAAGCCAAATATTAAAAACACAATATAATACAACCCCCAATGGATTAAGCGGTAATGAAGATTGTGGGCAAATGTCGGCTTGGTATATATTCAGTTCTTTGGGGATTTACCCTATGAATCCTGCATCAGGAGAATACCAAATCGGAAGCCCAATTTTTGAAAAAGCCACTTTAGAATTATCAGATAACCTTAGTTTTAGTATAGAAGCTGAGAACGTTTCAGATAAAAACATATATATCCAATCTGCAACTCTAAACGGAAAAGAATTTGATCGATCATATATTACTCATCAGGAAATAATAGAAGGAGGAACATTGCACTTTGTAATGGGAGAATCTCCTAACAAAAACTGGGGTATACAGAAATAA